The following are encoded together in the Zingiber officinale cultivar Zhangliang chromosome 8A, Zo_v1.1, whole genome shotgun sequence genome:
- the LOC122011724 gene encoding V-type proton ATPase subunit E-like — protein sequence MNDPDVSKQIQQMVRFIRQEAEEKANEISVSAEEEFNIQKLQLLEADKRKIKQEYERKQKQVEIRKKIEYSVQLNASRIKVLQAQDDIVNSMKEYAAVELLLVSNTRLTYGKLLKDLIVQSLLRLKEPVVLLRCRKDDIELVESVLNLAKKEYADKANVPPPNIVLDKNTFLPPSPSHENAHGSYCSGGVVLASRDGKIVCENTLDARLDVVFRKKLPEIRKHLFSQVVA from the exons ATGAACGACCCGGATGTCTCCAAGCAGATCCAGCAGATGGTGCGGTTCATCAGGCAGGAGGCGGAGGAGAAGGCCAACGAGATCTCTGTCTCCGCCGAGGAG GAATTCAACATTCAAAAGTTGCAGCTTCTTGAGGCTGATAAGAGGAAAATCAAGCAAGAATATGAACGCAAGCAGAAACAAGTTGAGATTCGTAAGAAAAT CGAGTACTCCGTGCAGCTGAATGCTTCTCGTATTAAAGTTCTTCAAGCGCAAGATGACATAGTCAACTCCATGAAAGAATATGCTGCAGTAGAGCTCCTGCTTGTGAGCAACACCCGTTTGACTTATGGAAAACTCCTTAAAGACCTCATTGTCCAG AGCTTGCTAAGACTCAAAGAACCAGTTGTTCTGTTGCGCTGTCGCAAAGATGATATTGAACTTGTGGAATCTGTTTTGAACTTGGCAAAGAAAGAATATGCAGACAAGGCTAATGTACCACCTCCTAATATAGTCTTAGACAAGAACACTTTCTTGCCACCTTCACCTAGTCATGAAAATGCTCATGGCTCCTATTG CTCGGGAGGTGTTGTCTTGGCTTCTAGAGATGGTAAAATTGTCTGTGAGAATACACTTGATGCAAGACTTGATGTTGTCTTTCGGAAGAAACTCCCGGAG ATTCGGAAGCATCTGTTCAGCCAAGTTGTTGCCTAA
- the LOC122011497 gene encoding KH domain-containing protein SPIN1-like yields the protein MSSLYAHSFFPTAPVSPQACSKEDIDSQYLAQLLSEHQSLGPFMQVFPICSHLLNKEILRVSGMVSSQGFENCSRIQQRSPSPMANSNSICNVGGTGIGILTAPLREIADFSQGIAIDRREAPPASPKSCTIKKVLHLEIPVDTYPNFNFVGRLLGPRGNSLKRIEASTGCRVYIRGKGSIKDSYQEEKMRGRPGYEHLNDPLHILIEAELPANMIDARLRHAHQVIEELLRPVDESQDYYKKQQLRELAMLNSGSKDDGPHPSGSVSPFYNGMKRAKAGR from the exons ATGTCTAGCTTATATGCTCATAGTTTCTTCCCGACTGCACCTGTCTCCCCACAGGCATGTAGCAAAGAAGACATTGACAG TCAGTATCTGGCACAGCTGCTATCGGAGCATCAAAGTCTTGGGCCTTTCATGCAGGTTTTTCCTATATGTAGCCACTTGCTGAACAAAG AGATATTAAGAGTCTCAGGCATGGTTTCCAGCCAAGGGTTTGAAAACTGTAGCAGGATACAGCAAAGAAGTCCTAGTCCCATGGCTAATTCCAATTCAATTTGCAATGTAGGAGGAACTGGTATCGGTATTCTGACTGCACCCTTACGAGAG ATTGCAGACTTTTCACAAGGAATTGCAATTGATCGGCGAGAAGCACCACCGGCAAGTCCAAAGTCATGTACAATAAAGAAAGTATTGCATTTAGAGATTCCAGTGGACACCTACCCTAAT tttaattttGTCGGACGCCTTCTCGGGCCCAGGGGAAATTCGCTGAAAAGAATCGAAGCATCAACAGGATGCCGTGTTTACATTAGAGGAAAGGGCTCTATAAAAGATTCATACCAG GAGGAAAAAATGAGGGGAAGGCCAGGTTATGAACACTTGAATGATCCATTGCATATCTTGATTGAGGCAGAGTTGCCAGCAAATATGATTGATGCAAGATTGAGACATGCACACCAAGTTATAGAAGAGTTGCTGAGACCAGTG GATGAATCGCAGGATTACTATAAGAAGCAACAACTTCGAGAATTAGCCATGTTGAATTCAGGTTCAAAGGATGATGGCCCTCATCCAAGTGGCAGTGTTTCTCCATTTTACAATGGTATGAAGCGAGCGAAAGCAGGTAGGTAG
- the LOC122010508 gene encoding probable membrane-associated kinase regulator 2, which translates to MELRGLHRASVDGSEDNGPFFDLEFASALVEEEGLRWSDNQKRNAGAATQLAFSSSCSLRRDLALSFSASRGLCFKGHLVTVDASKSSSKPQVPAFLVKLSAFKLWFHRRSKSASLETNPGGYHRPPSLFPEQSNFLFKFKVEDVPPRASLLARDNSWRSSSRRSAAASPTGSNKKKLPSPSDMLQRYLSKIKPLYMRISKRYGEKLRQFAVAPSSIGGDAKVRPGAGEGGSNQTKHQSSFAPTRLRKSRSTSVTGSVRSPLATAQRRDDSFIEQQDGIQRAIAHCKRSFNRGNEELVADCVSALGFTTVSRPDSTRRAGSLPLLTRSRSDPGDGRSAEVSKKV; encoded by the coding sequence ATGGAGCTCCGCGGCCTCCACCGGGCCTCCGTCGACGGCAGCGAGGACAATGGCCCCTTCTTCGACCTGGAGTTTGCCTCCGCTTTAGTCGAAGAGGAAGGTCTTCGATGGAGCGATAATCAGAAAAGAAATGCGGGGGCCGCGACACAGCTCGCCTTTTCCAGCAGTTGTAGTCTCCGTCGTGATCTAGCACTCTCCTTCTCCGCCTCCCGAGGCCTATGCTTTAAGGGACACCTTGTCACCGTCGACGCCTCTAAATCATCATCGAAGCCCCAAGTTCCCGCGTTTCTTGTAAAACTCAGCGCATTTAAGTTGTGGTTTCACCGGCGGTCGAAGTCGGCCTCGCTGGAGACCAACCCAGGAGGCTACCATCGGCCCCCGTCGCTGTTCCCGGAACAGAGCAATTTTTTGTTCAAGTTTAAGGTGGAGGATGTGCCGCCGCGGGCGTCGCTGTTGGCAAGGGACAACAGCTGGAGGAGCTCCAGCAGGAGATCCGCCGCCGCCTCGCCGACGGGGTCAAACAAGAAGAAACTACCAAGCCCAAGCGACATGCTCCAAAGGTATCTGAGCAAAATTAAGCCGCTTTATATGAGAATTTCGAAGCGGTACGGTGAGAAGCTCCGGCAATTCGCTGTGGCTCCGAGCTCCATCGGCGGAGATGCAAAGGTGAGGCCCGGAGCCGGCGAGGGTGGGAGCAACCAGACTAAACATCAGTCATCCTTTGCACCTACCCGCTTGAGGAAGAGCCGGTCGACGTCGGTCACGGGGTCCGTCCGCTCGCCGTTGGCGACAGCTCAAAGACGGGACGACTCGTTTATCGAGCAGCAAGACGGGATCCAAAGAGCCATCGCCCACTGCAAGCGTTCTTTTAACAGAGGTAACGAAGAGCTCGTTGCCGATTGTGTCTCGGCGCTTGGTTTTACGACCGTTTCGCGCCCAGATTCAACTCGGCGTGCAGGCTCCTTGCCGCTGCTGACGCGGTCGAGGAGCGATCCCGGCGACGGGAGGTCGGCAGAAGTAAGCAAGAAAGTGTAG
- the LOC122012396 gene encoding allene oxide cyclase, chloroplastic-like — MAASYSSSPFASPSFHLPASPETQQHSKSSSIFLTANSFIPGIKSPKFQVSSCRNSRSDLLIGSRSISPICFFSAKKPPSDSKQTRVQELCVYEFNERDRGSPAYLRLSQKEVNCLGDLVPFSNKLYSGNLEKRLGITAGICVLIQHVPERNGDRYEAIYSFYFGDYGHISVQGAYLTYEETYLAVTGGSGVFEGAYGQVKLQQIVFPFKLFYTFYLKGIADLPKELLGAPVPPSPAVEPTPAAKAAEPHAAIKNHTN; from the exons ATGGCGGCTTCCTACTCCTCCTCCCCTTTCGCATCCCCTTCCTTCCATCTCCCTGCATCTCCAGAAACCCAGCAACATAGTAAATCCTCGTCGATCTTCCTCACCGCAAACTCCTTCATCCCCGGAATCAAATCCCCCAAATTTCAGGTTTCGAGCTGCAGAAATAGCCGATCCGACCTTCTAATCGGAAGCAGAAGCATCAGCCCCATCTGCTTCTTCTCGGCGAAGAAGCCACCCTCTGATTCCAAGCAAA CCAGGGTGCAGGAGCTCTGCGTGTACGAGTTCAACGAGCGCGATCGCGGGAGCCCCGCCTACCTCCGCCTGAGCCAGAAGGAAGTCAACTGCCTCGGCGATCTCGTCCCCTTCAGTAACAAG TTGTACTCGGGGAACCTGGAGAAGCGGTTGGGGATCACAGCGGGGATCTGCGTGCTGATCCAACACGTCCCAGAGAGGAACGGCGACAGGTACGAGGCCATCTACAGCTTCTACTTCGGAGACTATGGGCACATCTCGGTTCAAGGGGCGTACCTGACCTACGAAGAGACTTACCTGGCGGTGACGGGGGGCTCCGGCGTCTTCGAGGGTGCCTACGGGCAGGTCAAGCTGCAGCAGATCGTGTTCCCCTTCAAACTCTTCTACACCTTCTACCTCAAGGGCATCGCCGACCTCCCCAAGGAGCTTCTCGGGGCACCGGTGCCGCCCTCGCCGGCCGTGGAGCCAACGCCCGCCGCCAAGGCCGCCGAGCCCCACGCCGCCATCAAGAACCATACGAATTGA
- the LOC122012397 gene encoding ubiquitin-conjugating enzyme E2-17 kDa — translation MASKRILKELKDLQKDPPTSCSAGPVAEDMFHWQATIMGPPDSPYAGGVFLVTIHFPPDYPFKPPKVAFRTKVFHPNINSNGSICLDILKEQWSPALTISKVLLSICSLLTDPNPDDPLVPEIAHMYKTDRAKYETTARSWTQKYAMG, via the exons ATGGCGTCCAAACGGATCCTCAAGGAGCTCAAGGATCTGCAGAAGGATCCTCCCACATCTTGCAGCGCAG GTCCAGTGGCTGAAGATATGTTTCATTGGCAAGCAACAATAATGGGTCCACCTGACAGTCCCTATGCTGGGGGAGTTTTTCTAGTTACCATACACTTCCCTCCAGATTATCCATTCAAACCGCCGAAG GTTGCTTTCAGGACTAAAGTTTTCCATCCAAACATCAATAGCAATGGAAGCATTTGCCTTGACATTTTAAAGGAACAATGGAGTCCGGCATTGACCATTTCAAAG GTGCTGCTGTCAATCTGCTCACTGCTTACAGACCCAAACCCAGATGATCCACTGGTTCCAGAGATTGCCCATATGTACAAGACTGACAGAGCCAAATACGAGACCACTGCAAGGAGCTGGACCCAGAAATATGCAATGGGCTAG